From Erigeron canadensis isolate Cc75 chromosome 8, C_canadensis_v1, whole genome shotgun sequence, one genomic window encodes:
- the LOC122578592 gene encoding uncharacterized protein LOC122578592, with protein MRNETMKMGSISNHNLKITTLLLVPQHPKSWSQNSNNFFPQFLNFSKFPFCSCNSFKTTKNCISVTAKKKNPSSESTLTPSIVDEISQDDDDDDDAENFQDFFDDDEGFDEDDDFEDDYLEEEVEPRSGDGGGGGGISLAGTTWDKEAFTIAEEVILSFDGELGIYAFKTLQNSTIRVRIERLSNKSGSPTMEDIEAFSKAYRERLNEAEASGSIPVDISLEVSSPGLERVVRIPQDLERFKDRFMYVKYMTQVDDDVTSSCERDGIFRLESFNLETKCCTWALADVRVNREKAGKGRPLNKKQREWRLDTPFDSLHLVRIYADFG; from the exons ACCACCTTACTTCTTGTTCCGCAACATCCTAAATCATGGTCACAAAACAGCAACAACTTCTTTCCTCAATTCCTCAATTTCTCCAAATTCCCATTTTGTAGTTGTAATTCAtttaaaacaaccaaaaactgTATCAGTGTAactgcaaaaaagaaaaacccatCTTCTGAATCCACTCTTACCCCTTCCATTgttgatgaaatctcacaagatgatgatgatgatgatgatgctgagAATTTCCAAGatttttttgatgatgatg AGGGATTTGATGAGGATGATGACTTCGAAGATGATTACTTGGAAGAAGAGGTGGAACCTAGG TCTGGGGATGGGGGTGGAGGAGGAGGGATTTCTTTGGCGGGCACAACGTGGGATAAAGAAGCGTTCACAATAGCAGAGGAAGTTATTCTTTCTTTTGATGGAGAGTTGGGAATTTATGCTTTCAAGACGTTACAGAATTCTACCATTCGAGTGCGCATAGAGAGGCTTTCAAACAA GTCGGGCTCTCCCACTATGGAGGATATTGAAGCTTTCTCAAAAGCATACAGGGAGCGGCTAAATGAGGCTGAGGCTTCTGGATCAATACCTGTTGATATATCACTCGAG GTTTCTTCACCTGGACTTGAGAGAGTCGTTAGGATTCCACAAGATCTTGAAAGATTCAAAGATCGCTTCATGTATGTAAAATACATGACACAAGTTGACGATGATGTCACATCGTCTTGTGAGCGTGATGGTATTTTTAGACTCGAATCTTTTAACTTAGAAACAAAATGTTGTACTTGGGCGTTAGCAGATGTTAGAGTTAATCGAGAGAAGGCAGGGAAAGGAAGACCCCTCAACAAAAAGCAAAGGGAGTGGCGACTTGACACTCCCTTTGACTCTTTGCATTTAGTTAGAATCTATGCTGATTTCGGCTAG